GCGATCGCTTTACACCTTAATCTTGCTAAACTAGAATAAACCTCACACCAGCAGGAGGACATAATGACTTTTACAACTGATATCCAGGAAGATCAAGACTTACGCCCTTATCCAGAAACCTCTCTTCCAGACCACACTCAACTCCCAGAGTCGGACGGTACATTTGTGAAAAATTGGCAAGAACATCCCCAAAGTATTCTACTAACTGATTCTATCAAACCAGTATTACAAAAACATCATCCAGACCTACAATATATCATAGGTCAAAATAGTGCTATTTATTGGCGCATTACCGAGCCGCCAGAAATTGGCGCACTAGCTCCAGACTGGTTTTATATACCCAATGTTCCACCTTTACTAGATGGTAAAATCCGACGTTCTTATGTGCGTTGGTTAGAATATATTTCGCCATTAATTGTGTTAGAATTTGTTTCTGGGAATGGTGCAGAAAAGCGAGATAAAACGCCTTGGAAGGGTAAATTATGGATTTACGAACAGGTGATTAAACCTGCTTTTTATGGCATTTATGAAGTGAATAAAGCCAGTATAGAAGTT
The DNA window shown above is from Anabaena sp. WA102 and carries:
- a CDS encoding Uma2 family endonuclease produces the protein MTFTTDIQEDQDLRPYPETSLPDHTQLPESDGTFVKNWQEHPQSILLTDSIKPVLQKHHPDLQYIIGQNSAIYWRITEPPEIGALAPDWFYIPNVPPLLDGKIRRSYVRWLEYISPLIVLEFVSGNGAEKRDKTPWKGKLWIYEQVIKPAFYGIYEVNKASIEVYELIGGKYQLLAANERGHYSITPMGVELGLWQGEYQNAELPWLRWWDLQGNLLLTGEERANRLAAQLRALGIEPEA